A genomic region of Dunckerocampus dactyliophorus isolate RoL2022-P2 chromosome 8, RoL_Ddac_1.1, whole genome shotgun sequence contains the following coding sequences:
- the cdk4 gene encoding cyclin-dependent kinase 4: MAHGTTTIQYERLAEIGGGAYGTVYKARDIESGQFVALKSMRVQMDNNGLPTSTVREVALLKRLEQFDHPNVLRLMDVCATPRSEQETKVTLVFEHVDQDLKTYLEKAPAPGLAPERIKDLMRQVLCGLAFLHSNRVMHRDLKPENILVTSQGQVKLADFGLARMYSCHMALTPVVVTLWYRPPEVLLQSSYASPVDVWSCGCIFAEMFKRKPLFCGQSEVDQLGKIFEVIGLPPEEEWPSDVTLSREHFPPCSARPPTDFVPEIDEQGARLLLEMLTFDPAKRISALNALNHPYFCNQETLTQTQS; this comes from the exons ATGGCCCACGGCACCACCACCATCCAGTATGAGCGACTGGCGGAGATCGGTGGCGGCGCTTACGGGACTGTTTATAAGGCCCGTGACATCGAAAGCGGTCAGTTTGTGGCTCTAAAAAGCATGCGCGTCCAGATGGACAACAACGGCCTGCCCACGTCCACCGTCCGAGAGGTGGCGCTCTTGAAACGACTGGAACAGTTTGACCACCCCAACGTCCTCAG GCTCATGGACGTTTGCGCTACACCGAGGTCAGAACAGGAGACCAAAGTCACTTTAGTTTTTGAACACGTGGACCAAGATCTCAAGACGTACTTGGAGAAAGCCCCAGCTCCGGGGTTAGCCCCTGAACGCATCAAA gaccTGATGAGACAGGTGCTGTGCGGTTTGGCATTCCTGCACTCTAACCGAGTCATGCACAGAGACCTGAAACCAGAGAATATTCTGGTAACCAGCCAAGGCCAGGTGAAGCTGGCCGACTTTGGACTGGCCCGCATGTATAGCTGCCACATGGCCCTCACTCCCGTG GTGGTGACACTGTGGTATCGGCCCCCTGAGGTTTTGCTGCAGTCGAGTTACGCCTCACCTGTGGACGTCTGGAGCTGCGGCTGCATCTTTGCTGAAATGTTCAAACGCAA ACCTCTTTTCTGCGGACAATCCGAAGTGGACCAACTTGGGAAAATCTTTGA GGTTATTGGTCTGCCACCAGAGGAGGAGTGGCCAAGTGATGTTACGCTTTCAAGGGAACACTTCCCCCCTTGCTCGGCCCGCCCACCAACTGACTTTGTTCCGGAGATAGATGAGCAGGGGGCACGACTGCTGCTG GAAATGTTGACCTTTGACCCCGCCAAACGAATATCTGCCCTAAATGCACTAAATCACCCGTACTTCTGCAACCAGGAGACATTGACTCAGACACAAAGCTGA